A window from Fusarium musae strain F31 chromosome 8, whole genome shotgun sequence encodes these proteins:
- a CDS encoding hypothetical protein (EggNog:ENOG41), protein MSPNIPDSQELANRLTQAKVWSQFYQNYNPDYKISDKTFGDPTNRRIRIINIGAGLFGINLAYWISAKCQNFDLTVFEKSSELGGVWNHNRYPGVACDVPSHVYQYSFAPNPDWPRFLSPGQDIQKYLQKCATTFDLDKYIKFHTRVLKAKWHEEGFWRVFVREELPNGDCREYHQDAEILVNNSGSQHIYQWPNVEGLDKFKGTLLHTAGWDERFDEEAWKGKTVAVIGSGASAVQVVPSMQPHVSKMTVFSRTPIWFAPGLAGDEFSPEYSPEDRENFKKDPSKLQAHGKSIERRLNGLFPNFYSGTDYQRNAIKFFYDQMKIKIKDPKLLQGFTPEFVPGCRRITPGDPFIYAVQEPNVEVVFKGVAKLTEDGVVDTDGVERKVDAVVCATGFNVDLIPRFEVIGPNGLRISEFLKQNPDSYMSVALAQFPNYFHGSTGAYWPSANGSLIGPMDAVANYVVQVIQKLQMEHNIISVVPKQEAMDDFVEHAQTWLKGCAWSGDCPAWYKTQSGPLKGRVNLIWPGITLQFVRALSKVRWEDYDIKYAVSGEKSANRFLYLGDGLVKETFDAEMDDSPHIHLGAIDPRWSKAAGLTFVEGMQRLNNPEVVTNGRAV, encoded by the exons ATGAGCCCTAATATCCCTGACTCGCAAGAACTGGCCAACAGGCTGACTCAGGCCAAAGTTTGGAGTCAGTTCTATCAGAACTACAATCCAGACTACAAAATCTCGGACAAGACTTTTGGTGACCCAA CCAATCGTAGGAtccgcatcatcaacataGGCGCCGGCCTCTTTGGCATCAATCTTGCATACTGGATCTCAGCCAAATGCCAGAACTTCGATCTCACTGTATTCGAAAAGAGCAGTGAACTCGGAGGTGTCTGGAACCATAATAGATATCCTGGAGTTGCCTGTGATGTCCCATCTCACGTGTATCAATACAGTTTCGCACCGAACCCGGATTGGCCCCGATTTCTTAGCCC AGGTCAAGATATCCAGAAGTACCTTCAGAAATGCGCCACCACGTTTGACCTAGACAAGTATATCAAGTTTCATACCAGAGTTCTAAAGGCTAAATGGCATGAGGAGGGATTCTGGCGCGTCTTTGTACGAGAGGAGTTGCCAAATGGTGACTGTCGAGAATATCACCAAGATGCAGAGATTCTGGTGAACAACTCTGGAAGTCAACATATCTATCAGTGGCCTAATGTTGAGGGCCTTGATAAGTTCAAGGGAACG TTGCTTCACACTGCTGGTTGGGATGAACGATTTGACGAAGAGGCGTGGAAGGGTAAGACTGTTGCTGTGATTGGCAGCGGTGCCTCAGCAGTACAGGTAGTACCTAGCATGCAG CCTCATGTTTCCAAGATGACTGTGTTTTCACGCACTCCAATCTGGTTTGCACCTGGGCTCGCAGGAGATGAGTTCAGCCCAGAAT ACTCACCAGAAGATCGAGAGAACTTCAAGAAGGACCCATCCAAGCTTCAGGCCCATGGGAAGAGCATCGAGAGGCGCCTCAATGGCCTCTTCCCGAACTTTTACAGCGGCACTGATTACCAAAGGAATGCCATCAAGTTCTTCTACGACCAAATGAAGATTAAGATCAAGGATCCCAAGCTTCTCCAGG GCTTTACTCCTGAATTTGTTCCCGGATGCCGTCGCATCACTCCAGGTGACCCTTTTATCTACGCAGTCCAAGAGCCAAACGTCGAGGTTGTCTTCAAAGGTGTTGCGAAACTCACGGAGGATGGTGTTGTAGATacagatggtgttgagcgaAAGGTTGACGCTGTGGTTTGTGCAACTG GTTTCAATGTCGATCTCATCCCACGATTTGAAGTTATCGGGCCAAACGGCCTCCGCATATCCGAGTTCCTAAAACAAAACCCAGACAGTTACATGTCAGTAGCTCTGGCGCAGTTCCCGAATTACTTCCACGGCAGCACCGGCGCCTACTGGCCCTCCGCTAACGGGTCTCTGATCGGACCCATGGACGCAGTGGCCAACTATGTAGTCCAAGTCATCCAGAAGCTACAGATGGAGCACAATATCATCAGCGTGGTTCCAAAGCAAGAAGCAATGGATGACTTTGTCGAACATGCTCAGACTTGGTTGAAAGGCTGCGCGTGGTCAGGGGACTGTCCGGCTTGGTACAAGACCCAGTCTGGACCTTTAAAAGGACGAGTTAACCTGATCTGGCCAGGCATTACACTGCAGTTTGTAAGAGCCTTGAGTAAGGTGCGATGGGAAGACTATGACATAAAGTATGCTGTCAGTGGGGAGAAGAGCGCAAACCGGTTCTTGTATCTTGGCGATGGGCTTGTCAAGGAGACGTTCGATGCGGAGATGGATGACTCGCCGCATATTCACCTTGGGGCTATTGACCCTAGGTGGTCAAAGGCTGCTGGTTTGACCTTTGTTGAGGGCATGCAGCGGTTGAACAACCCTGAAGTAGTCACAAATGGTAGGGCTGTATGA